The DNA segment AATCTCCACTTTTATAATAATTATTGAGTATCACACCAACTAAAACAAAATGGTACTAAAAAAAAATAAAGGGGACAGAAATAAAGGAAAATAAAGGGGACAGGCACCTTTTTAATTAAGAATTACATATCAGTGAAAGAATCTCTATTTTCCCCTTATTCTTCAATGTTATATTGAAAATATATACTTAATAAAGAGCAAGAATTAAACTCAAATAGATATAATCTACTTTCCAAAAAGTTTACTTAGGAAAAATTTATGAACGAAACTATAATTTATCCAATTCTTGTAATAATAGCTTTTATAGCTTACAAAAAATATAGTTATTACAAAGTATTAACACTTGTGCCATCTCTTTTAATGCAGGGTGGACAAATCATTGATGTTAGAACAAAAGATGAGTTTACTTTAGCTCACAAAGAAGGTAGTGTCAATATTCCACTAGATATACTTGAAAATAGGGTGAATGAGCTAAATAATAGTAAACCTATAATTGTTTGTTGTGCTAGTGGAAGTAGAAGTGCTTTAGCAAGAAGACTTTTAATTACAAAAGGTTT comes from the Halarcobacter ebronensis genome and includes:
- a CDS encoding rhodanese-like domain-containing protein, which codes for MNETIIYPILVIIAFIAYKKYSYYKVLTLVPSLLMQGGQIIDVRTKDEFTLAHKEGSVNIPLDILENRVNELNNSKPIIVCCASGSRSALARRLLITKGFENVHNAGNWKSLIKF